The stretch of DNA ATTTCTGCGACCCTGTCAGTATGAGCGTCGCAGCAGTCATAGGTGTCGATATCGGCACGTCAAGCAGCAAGGGCGTACTCGTCGACCTTGAGGGCACGGTCCGTGCACAAGCGACACGCGCGCATGACCCGTCGCGTCCCCGTCCCGGCTATGTCGAAATGGACGCCGCACTGTGGTGGAGCGAATTCGTCGCGATCTCTCGAGAGTTGGTCACAGCGGCGGCGGCCGACGGCATCGACATCGTCGCGGTCGGTGTCAGCGGCATGGGGCCGTGTGTTCTCATCGCGGATGCCACCGGGACTCCGCTCCGTCCCGCGATCCTGTACGGCGTTGACAGCAGGTCGGTCTCGCAGATCGAGTCGCTGAGCCGCGACCTCGGCGGGGACGCGATCATTCGGGAACGCACCGGATCCGCTCTGTCTACTCAGTCGGTCGGACCGAAACTCGCCTGGCTCGCCGAAAACGAGCCGCACCTCTTCACCGAAGCCCGCCACCTGTTCATGCCGAGCTCGTGGCTCGTCTGGAAGCTGACGGGTGAGTATCTACTCGATCATCATTCCGCGAGCCAGTGCACACCGCTCTATGACCCGGTCAGCCACGCTTGGAATGAGGACTGGGCCGCGTCGATCATCGGCGAGATTGAACTCCCGCGGCTCTGCTGGCCGGGAGACATCGCGGGTCAGATCAACCGGAACGCGGCCACCGTGACCGGGTTGCCCTTGGGGATCCCCGTCATCGCCGGCACGATCGACGCCTGGACCGAAGCAGTCAGTGTGGGTGCCCAGAATGCCGGCGACCTGATGCTCATGTACGGGACCACGATGTTCCTCATCAATACGGTGCCCGAACCGTTGACCTCCGCCGGCCTGTGG from Leifsonia psychrotolerans encodes:
- a CDS encoding FGGY-family carbohydrate kinase; its protein translation is MSVAAVIGVDIGTSSSKGVLVDLEGTVRAQATRAHDPSRPRPGYVEMDAALWWSEFVAISRELVTAAAADGIDIVAVGVSGMGPCVLIADATGTPLRPAILYGVDSRSVSQIESLSRDLGGDAIIRERTGSALSTQSVGPKLAWLAENEPHLFTEARHLFMPSSWLVWKLTGEYLLDHHSASQCTPLYDPVSHAWNEDWAASIIGEIELPRLCWPGDIAGQINRNAATVTGLPLGIPVIAGTIDAWTEAVSVGAQNAGDLMLMYGTTMFLINTVPEPLTSAGLWGTVGAFPHTYNLAGGMATSGAITGWLKELFNAADYPELLARAAASGPGARGLLMLPYFAGERTPIDDPHARGIIAGLTVEHTAGDLYRAALEATALGVRHNIEAIRAAGGVIERIVAVGGGTQGSLWTQIVSDVTGLPQIIPTTTIGASFGAAFLAASAVTAADIDLWNPPAEIRQPDASLAADYDELYALYRSLYPATSQISHALAARQERLSRP